One window of Metopolophium dirhodum isolate CAU chromosome 3, ASM1992520v1, whole genome shotgun sequence genomic DNA carries:
- the LOC132942072 gene encoding teneurin-m isoform X4, which produces MKSMILGYPPYGKANRAYQPYQHRGDSSDGECDEDTAEFQPNRHQHSLQHQYHRHRRPNHTYQQPGALLNTDTSGTSGNCSDATLTDSELAFTRDATLQLHDGGCLLNDSLRNPPDVPPRNPGTMSRLNGRLKGSGQGSNAGTMVHLAGDHQHPMDLDFEPSNCVIRTASGSVYIQPDMTKSVLDYKNTSSCSSPSKTDIHKSSERCSLGYGVGMPVLPVRNNLRRPTSSHHFSSASRFQFQKGFASRCSWKCTSIVLIIVCLLMAVALTYITSSNLLRLSYQGPASCSVLVDENGGNGDSLAMPKSLNHTKTSENTGVCPVLCSQRGEYINGECQCNPGWKGKECNLRHDECEVPDCNGHGYCTNGKCICALGFKGKFCSEVDCPNPNCSGHGVCVEGTCICKKGWKGVNCDEMDKDALQCLPDCSGHGTFDLEAQTCQCEPMWSGEDCSKELCDLDCGTHGHCVGDTCACHSGWSGQYCNLKLCDNRCNEHGQCKNGTCLCVTGWNGKHCTLEGCPNSCSGHGQCRVNSDNVWQCKCSDGWDGLDCNTQLERDCNDNIDNDKDGLMDCEDPECCLNHLCRSSQHCVSSPKPIDILLRKQPPAITASFFERTKFLIEEGSLQNYVRPDTFNESIFWSHFNTSRSAVIRGRVVTSTGMGLMGVRVSTNIAPEGFTLTREDGWFDLLVNGGGAVTLQFGRSPFKAQTQIVNVPWNEIVIIETIVMSLTEDKGIQLSGQACKAHDYDLMKPVVLASWKHGFQGSWSDKSAVLAESQVVQESFQIPGTGLNLVYHSSRSAGYLSTIQLQLTPETIPSTLKLIHLRITIEGILFEKTFEADPVIKYTYAWNRLNVYRQNVYGVTTALVKVGYEYTDCRNIVWDVQTTKLSGNDMSISEVGSWNLDIHHRYNFHEGILQKGDGSNIYLKQKPRIILTTMGDGHQRPLDCIDCDGDNGLKQRLLAPVALASAPDGSIYVGDFNLIRRIMTDGTVKTVVRLNVTRVSYRYHIAVSPLDGSLFISDPESHQILKVKNPNNFSDPDHNWEPAVGSGERCLPGDEAHCGDGALARDAKLAYPKGVAISSDNILYFADGTNIRMVDKDGLVSTLIGNHMHKSHWKPIPCEGTLNTGEVHLRWPTDLSINPLDNTLHIIDDHMVLKLTTDNRLKVIAGRPMHCPPVGRTGLNTDQELAIQTALVMPQSIAFAPNGNMYVAESDSQRTNRIRVISTEGKISRFAGTESKCNCLDRGCDCYEEDHYLAATAKFNTISSISVSPDGVVHVADQANYRIRSIMSRSPEATATREYEVYSPTTQELYVFNRFGQHITTRNILTGETSYQFTYNQFTSSGKLSSVTDAAGNKVFLLRDHAQQVNSIENTKGQKCRLRMSRMKLLTEVNTPDNYNITFDYYGPSGLLRSKLDSAGRGYVYTYDDFGRLIGAVTPTGKLIRLAFDLSVKGATVMVYNDDSQPITMLIKGTSVETKLGGSEEHTSITSEGDIVSETSWGNRVTIESVPYAVLMEANSVLVESYPVPGKLKTEIGSELANRFEWRYYLRGQSGGKLKPGEAKSVAQVGKKLRINGENIVSLEFDRDSGTVAAFIDEHIELINITYDIAGRPFRWGPRNKIYSEVELTYDRFSRLSVWRWGDLKEMYGYDRAGRLAEIRYADGKSTLYVFKDMFSSLPLKVTTPRGSDYLLQYDESGALQSLTTPRGHIHAFSIQTSLGFYKYQYHSPVSPHPYELRYDDNTNILAKIYPHQSGRVSYLYDQHGNIEIILAGLLSIHYTYQVNTNLVKNINVVEPGFELKHEIRYHLGMIKDERYLFSAKCGLHNTHLKYQTDGNARVTSIDVTIGNKELSQLKLKYNQNIGTLESISDLRIYKNTFNKTVIHDTAKQFFSISEYDNHGRLKSIMTNIKSMDVYRMELEYDVRNRISSQKITLGRTKIQNTMTYSADGHLFEVAGSSDWKYIYDENGNIIGVMDYGQKLTLGYDVGDRVVQVADVQLYSYDTRGFVSKRGETHLNYNDMGLLSDATESDRFSVSYYYDHKNRLLGIRNAGENVTQFLYTDPQRPNLVMAIHYPSTGRTFHYLYDDRNTLIAIDSPEQRFFVATDQNGSPLAVFDVSGNIIKEITRTPFGGLRKDSHPDLYIPIDFHGGILDPHTRLIYLDKKWYDPSVGQWITPDWERLSSRLSYPTDIFIYRFQNNDPISSSSAQNINYMTDLNSWLKLYGYDIGNMIGSSYTRTQLHQPSAKVSSPQLTPQFNVVSGLQCIVEKEMALFGEFGFIPEPLLKMETQTRNLLPRVAFQRSIFGEGVLVSRSNEGLALISVVDGDNSVVQDVVMSVFNGSYFLDLHFEQHDKDLFYFVKDNALKQNDDMEELKRLGGMFNVTTHETADGKELRLLSAEALISIRYGTDPQQERHRLLKHAHKRAVERAWESERLLVAAGSRGARAEWNAEEREELVNRGRVDGYEGVVIHDVSGHRPQLADDPGNVRFQKSPNRKKRNRRTHYKKTTKDE; this is translated from the exons GTTGTCTGCTAAACGATTCTTTGAGAAATCCACCAGATGTGCCACCGAGAAATCCCGGCACGATGAGTAGGTTGAACGGTCGGCTGAAGGGTTCCGGACAGGGATCCAATGCCGGCACGATGGTACATCTTGCAGGAGACCATCAACACCCGATGGACTTAGACTTTGAACCATCCAATTGTGTCATAAGAACTGCTTCCGGGTCCGTTTACATACAGCCGG ACATGACGAAAAGTGTGTTGGACTACAAGAATACGTCATCATGCAGTAGTCCTTCTAAGACTGATATTCATAAATCATCGGAAAg GTGCTCTTTAGGTTACGGTGTAGGCATGCCGGTACTACCAGTCAGGAATAACCTGAGACGACCAACGTCTTCTCATCATTTTTCATCCGCGTCTCGGTTCCAGTTCCAAAAAGGTTTCGCTTCCCGGTGTTCATGGAAGTGCACGTCAATAGTGTTAATAATTGTGTGCTTATTGATGGCTGTTGCATTAACTTATATCACGT CATCAAACCTTTTGCGGTTATCGTACCAAGGTCCAGCATCGTGTTCGGTGCTGGTCGATGAGAATGGTGGAAACGGTGACTCACTGGCCATGCCGAAATCGCTGAACCACACGAAAACTTCGGAAAACACAG gTGTTTGTCCAGTATTATGCAGCCAAAGAGGCGAGTACATCAATGGCGAATGCCAGTGCAACCCTGGATGGAAAGGCAAAGAGTGTAATCTGAGACACGATGAATGTGAAGTGCCCGATTGCAATGGTCACGGTTACTGCACGAATGGTAAATGTATCTGTGCACTTGGATTCAAAGGGAAATTTTGTTCGGAag TGGACTGCCCAAATCCAAATTGTAGTGGCCACGGGGTTTGCGTTGAGGGAACTTGTATCTGCAAAAAAGGTTGGAAGGGCGTGAACTGTGATGAAATGGATAAAGATGCCCTACAATGTCTGCCCGATTGCTCGGGACACGGAACGTTCGATTTAGAAGCACAGACGTGTCAGTGTGAACCCATGTGGTCTGGTGAAGATTGTTCTAAAG aattGTGCGACTTGGACTGTGGTACACATGGACATTGTGTAGGTGATACTTGTGCCTGTCATTCTGGTTGGTCTGGTCAGTATTGCAATTTAAAACTATGTGATAACCGATGCAATGAGCATGGACAATGCAAAAATGGCACTTGTTTGTGCGTCACTGGTTGGAATGGAAAACATTGTACACTCGAAGGATGTCCAAATAGTTGTTCTGGACACGGGCAGTGTCGGGTAAACAGCGACAACGTATGGCAATGTAAATGTTCCGACGGATGGGATGGTTTGGATTGTAATACTCAATTAGAACGTGATTGTAAcgataatattgataatgacAAAG ATGGTCTTATGGACTGTGAAGATCCGGAATGTTGTTTAAACCATTTGTGCCGTAGTAGTCAGCACTGCGTGTCATCGCCAAAGCCCATTGACATACTCTTACGTAAACAACCACCGGCAATAACTGCATCGTTTTTCGAACGAACAAAATTTTTAATCGAAGAAGGCAGTCTACAAAATTATGTTAGACCTGATACATTCAATGAAag CATTTTCTGGAGTCACTTCAACACGAG ccgATCGGCTGTTATTCGCGGTCGAGTTGTTACGTCAACTGGAATGGGATTAATGGGAGTTCGGGTTAGCACGAATATTGCACCCGAAGGATTCACATTAACTCGTGAAGATGGTTGGTTTGATTTATTGGTAAATGGAGGAGGAGCTGTAACTTTGCAGTTTGGTAGAAGTCCATTTAAAGCACAGACTCAAATTGTAAACGTTCCTTGGAATGAG ATCGTTATTATTGAGACAATAGTGATGTCACTGACTGAAGATAAAGGTATTCAGCTTAGCGGACAAGCTTGCAAAGCTCACGATTATGATCTTATGAAACCCGTCGTATTAGCATCCTGGAAACACGGTTTTCAAGGATCTTGGTCTGATAAGAGTGCGGTTTTAGCTGAATCTCAg gtcGTACAAGAAAGCTTCCAAATTCCGGGAACAGGTTTAAATTTGGTTTATCATAGCTCCAGATCAGCTGGATATTTATCTACAATACAATTACAACTCACACCCGAGACAATTCCATCAACTTTGAAATTGATTCACTTACGAATAACTATAGAAGGaattctttttgaaaaaacattcgAGGCTGATcctgttataaaatatacgtacgCTTGGAACAGACTTAATGTTTATCGTCAAAACGTATATGGAGTCACAACAGCTTTGGTTAAGGTCGGATATGAATATACCGATTGCCGGAATATTGTTTGGGACGTTCAGACAACCAAACTGAGTGGAAATGATATGAGCATATCAGAAGTAGGCTCTTGGAATCTAGATATTCACCATCGCTACAATTTTCACGAAGGCATACTACAAAAGGGTGATGGAtcgaatatttatttgaaacaaaaGCCTAGAATTATATTGACTACTATGGGTGATGGACATCAAAGACCATTAGATTGTATAGACTGTGATGGCGATAATGGCTTAAAACAGAGACTTCTGGCTCCAGTCGCACTAGCTTCTGCCCCAGATGGCTCTATATATGTTGGCGATTTTAATCTGATTCGACGTATTATGACAGACGGCACAGTAAAAACCGTTGTCAGATTAAA tgttaCGAGGGTGTCATATCGGTATCATATCGCCGTTAGTCCTTTAGATGGATCATTGTTTATTTCTGATCCAGAGAGTCATCAAATTCTGAAAGTTAAGAACCCAAATAACTTCTCCGATCCAGATCATAACTGGGAACCAGCAGTTGGATCGGGCGAACGTTGTCTACCGGGAGATGAAGCGCATTGTGGGGATGGTGCATTAGCTAGAGATGCGAAATTAGCGTACCCCAAAG gtgttGCTATATCTTCAGACAACATTTTATACTTTGCCGATGGGACAAATATTCGGATGGTGGACAAAGATGGTTTAGTATCCACTTTGATTGGTAACCATATGCATAAATCACACTGGAAACCTATACCTTGTGAAGGGACTTTAAACACAGGCGAAGTGCATCTAAGGTGGCCAACCGATCTTAGTATCAATCCCTTAGATAATACTTTACACATTATCGACGACCACATGGTACTGAAGTTGACCACAGATAACAGATTAAAAGTTATTGCCGGCCGTCCAATGCACTGCCCACCCGTTGGACGTACTGGTCTAAATACGGATCAGGAATTAGCTATACAAACCGCATTAGTTATGCCTCAGAGTATTGCTTTTGCACCTAATGGCAATATGTATGTCGCTGAATCGGATTCACAGAGAACAAATAGGATTAGAGTCATAA gcACTGAAGGTAAGATTTCACGTTTCGCCGGTACAGAGTCAAAATGTAATTGTTTGGACCGTGGGTGTGACTGCTATGAAGAAGACCATTATTTAGCAGCAACTgcaaagtttaatacaatttcatCGATCTCTGTATCTCCCGATGGTGTAGTCCATGTAGCAGATCAAGCAAATTACAG AATAAGATCTATTATGTCGAGGTCTCCAGAAGCGACAGCTACACGCGAATACGAAGTTTACTCACCAACCACTCAAGAACTTTATGTTTTCAACCGTTTTGGTCAACATATCACAACTCGTAATATTCTTACTGGAGAGACTAGCTATCAATTCACTTACAATCAATTCACCAGTAGTGGAAAACTAAGTTCTGTTACTGATGCAGCTGGCAATAAAGTGTTCTTATTAAGAGATCATGCACAGCAAGTCAATTCAATCGAAAATACTAAAGGCCAAAAATGTAGACTACGCATGTCTCGTATGAAACTGTTAACGGAGGTTAACACTCccgataattataatataacttttgatTATTACGGACCGTCTGGTTTATTACGATCAAAGTTAGATTCAGCCGGTAGGGGTTATGTGTACACATACGATGATTTTGGACGATTAATTGGTGCTGTTACGCCTACTGGAAAACTCATTAGATTGGCATTTGACTTGAGCGTAAAAGGAGCAACTGTAATGGTATACAACGATGATAGTCAACCAATAACAATGTTGATTAAGGGAACGTCTGTAGAAACCAAattag GTGGTTCAGAGGAACATACATCAATAACTAGTGAAGGTGATATTGTATCGGAGACGTCTTGGGGAAATCGAGTGACAATTGAGTCAGTTCCTTATGCTGTACTTATGGAAGCAAACTCAGTATTAGTTGAGAGTTACCCTGTGCcaggaaaattaaaaactgaaataggATCTGAATTGGCCAATAGGTTTGAATGGAGATACTATTTAAGAGGACAATCGGGCGGAAAATTGAAACCTGGtgaag CTAAATCTGTCGCACAAGTGGGTAAAAAATTACGAATTAACGGTGAAAATATTGTATCTCTTGAGTTTGACCGAGATAGTGGGACCGTGGCAGCATTTATTGACGAACACAttgaactaataaatataacctACGATATCGCTGGAAGACCGTTTAGATGGGGACCTAg gaacaaaatatattcagaaGTGGAGTTGACATATGATCGTTTTAGTAGACTTAGTGTATGGCGTTGGGGTGACCTTAAAGAAATGTATGGTTATGATAGAGCTGGTCGACTAGCTGAAATTCGTTATGCAGATGGTAAATCTACGCTTTACGTTTTCAAAGATATGTTTAGTAGTTTG CCGTTGAAAGTGACTACCCCTAGAGGAAGTGATTACCTATTACAATACGACGAATCTGGAGCTCTTCAGTCACTAACAACTCCTAGAGGACACATTCACGCTTTTTCAATACAAACTTCATTAGGTTTCTATAAGTACCAATATCATTCACCAGTAAGCCCACACCCATATGAATTAAGATACGATGACAACACGAATATTTTGGCGAAAATTTATCCACATCAATCCGGCCGTGTATCTTACTTATACGACCAACATGGaaacattgaaataatattagctG gaCTGTTATCCATACACTATACCtatcaagtcaatacaaatttggtaaaaaatataaatgtagttGAACCTGGTTTTGAGTTAAAACATGAAATTCGTTATCATCTTGGTATGATCAAGGACGAACGTTATTTGTTTAGTGCAAAATGTGGATTACATAATACACATTTGAA ataccAAACAGATGGAAATGCACGCGTAACTTCTATTGATGTCACTATCGGTAACAAAGAACTTTCccagttaaaactaaaatataatcaaaatattgggACACTAGAAAGCATAAGTGACTTGAGAATTTACAAGAATACTTTTAATAAAACTGTCATACATGATACCGCCAAACAATTCTTCTCTATATCTGAATATGACAATCATGGTCGTTTGAAGTCGATTATGACTAACATTAAGTCTATGGATgtgtatag aatGGAATTAGAATATGATGTCAGAAATAGAATTTCGTCTCAAAAGATTACTCTGGGCAgaacaaaaatccaaaatacaatgACTTACAGCGCTGATGGTCATTTGTTTGAAGTGGCTGGTAGTAGTGACTGGAAGTATATCTACGATGAAAATGGCAACATTATTGGTGTCATGGACTACGGTCAAAAATTGACATTGGGTTATGATGTCGGTGATAGAGTGGTTCAG GTAGCTGACGTTCAACTTTATAGTTATGATACTCGTGGTTTTGTATCCAAACGAGGAGAAACTCACTTGAACTATAACGACATGGGATTACTCAGCGATGCTACTGAAAGTGACCGTTTTAGTGTTTCTTATTACTACGATCACAAAAATCGGTTATTAGGTATCAGGAACGCTGGCGAAAACGTAACGCAATTCCTTTATACCGACCCTCAACGGCCTAATTTAGTAATGGCTATACACTACCCAAGTACAGGAAGAACTTTCCATTACTTGTATGACGATCGTAACACTTTGATTGCAATTGATTCACCTGAACAAag ATTCTTTGTTGCAACCGATCAAAACGGCTCTCCATTGGCTGTTTTTGATGTTTCTGGAAACATAATTAAAGAGATCACAAGAACGCCATTTGGTGGGCTCAGAAAAGATAGCCATCCGGACTTATACATTCCAATTGACTTCCATGGTGGAATTTTGGACCCGCATACTAGGCTGATTTATCTTGATAAAAAGTGGTACGACCCTTCTGTTGGTCAATGGATCACTCCTGACTGGGAACGATTATCGTCAAGGCTTAGCTATCCCACAGACATCTTTATCTATagattccaaaataatgatCCTATCAGTTCGAGTAGTGcgcaaaatattaattatatgacag ACTTGAACAGTTGGTTGAAACTGTATGGTTATGATATTGGAAACATGATCGGATCGTCTTACACTAGAACTCAACTGCATCAACCAAGTGCAAAGGTGTCTTCTCCACAACTTACTCCTCAGTTTAATGTCGTATCTGGACTTCAGTGTATTGTAgaaaag GAAATGGCACTGTTTGGCGAATTCGGCTTCATTCCCGAGCCACTGTTGAAGATGGAAACCCAGACGAGAAACCTGTTGCCTAGAGTGGCATTCCAGAGATCCATATTTGGCGAGGGCGTGTTGGTATCTCGTAGCAACGAAGGTCTAGCGCTAATATCTGTAGTGGACGGTGACAACAGCGTCGTACAAGATGTCGTCATGTCTGTGTTCAACGGGTCGTATTTCTTGGACTTACATTTCGAACAACACGACAAGGACCTTTTCTATTTCGTCAAG GACAACGCGTTGAAGCAGAACGATGACATGGAAGAGCTGAAACGGCTGGGTGGCATGTTCAATGTGACCACACACGAGACAGCAGATGGCAAGGAGCTGAGACTTTTGAGCGCCGAGGCGCTGATATCGATTCGGTACGGTACGGACCCGCAACAGGAACGTCACCGGTTGCTCAAGCATGCGCACAAGCGAGCTGTGGAGCGGGCATGGGAATCGGAGCGTTTGTTGGTGGCAGCCGGGTCAAGGGGTGCCAGGGCCGAGTGGAATGCCGAAGAGCGGGAGGAGCTGGTGAACCGTGGCCGGGTGGACGGGTATGAGGGAGTAGTCATACATGACGTCAGTGGCCACCGGCCGCAGCTAGCCGATGACCCCGGAAACGTAAGGTTCCAGAAGTCGCCAAACCGAAAGAAGCGAAACAGACGGACGCATTACAAAAAGACCACCAAGGACGAATGA